GATTGCTGACAAGATTGTCGCGGGTGATTGGGGCGAATATGTGGGTAAGGGTGATTCTTGGCTGATGAATGCCTCGTCGTGGGGGCTATTCTTAACTGGGAAGTTCTTGAATTTGGGGAAGCTCGACTCGGAGCGTGCTAAGCGATCGTTGAGCGGTACTATCAGAAGAGTAGGCGAACCGGTCATTCGCTCCTCGGTAAAAATTGCCATGGCGGTGATGGGCAAGCAATTCGTGTTGGGCGAAGACCTCGGCGAAGCGTTTAAGAAGGCCGCTAAATGGGAAAAAGACGGTTATCGTTATTCCTATGATATGTTGGGCGAAGGTGCTCGCACCATGGCTGATGCGGATCGCTACTTTAAGGCCTATGCGGATGCGATTAAAAGTATTGCAAAAGTAGCCAAGGGTGCTGGTCCAATCAATGGTCCAGGCATCTCAATTAAGCTTTCGGCGCTTCATCCTCGCTATCAGTTCACGCAAGATCAGCGCGTTCAAAGTGAGCTATTCAATCGTCTTATGGAATTGACGCTTCTCGCCAAGGATGCGGACCTTAACCTCACCATTGATGCCGAAGAGGCGGATCGTCTGTCGCTATCACTAGGTCTTATTGAGCGAGTCATGTCCGATGAGCGGTTGGGTGATTGGGGTGGCTTCGGCTTGGCGGTACAGGCCTATCACAAAGCGACACCTGTGGTACTTAATTTCATCCGCGAGCTGGCGCAAGCTAATAACCGTAAGATGATGGTTCGACTAGTAAAAGGCGCTTATTGGGACTATGAAATTAAGCATGCCCAGGAAGGTGGTCATGCCAATTTCCCAGTCTATACACGTAAAGAAACAACTGATGTCAGCTACCAAGTGTGTGCGGCCCAGTTGTTAGCGAGTAGAGAGTGGATCTATCCGCAATTCGCTACCCACAACGCTATCACCACGAGTCATATTCTGGCGATGACTGATGATCACACGGGCTTTGAGTTCCAGAGACTCCATGGTATGGGCGAACATCTGTTCGAAGGTATGAAACAGCAGGGTATCTACGATGGCCCAGTGCGCATCTACGCGCCAGTTGGTGAACATGAACACCTACTTGCCTATTTAGTTCGTCGACTCCTTGAAAATGGCGCTAACTCTAGCTTCGTTAATAAAATTTCCGATCCCGATGTGCCAGCGGAAGAACTGATCGAAGACCCAGCCCAGAAACTGCACGCGCATTCCACTTTGGCGCACCCGAAGATTGATCTACCCCAGCGGATACTTGGTGCACGGAGTAATTCTAATGGCTGGAATTTGGAGTTGCTGTCAGATCAGACCGAAGCTTATGCTGGGATTGCTGAGGTAGATGATGTGATTAAGCGGCTAGCGGAGAACGAATTCTCGGGCTGCGCCTACGAGATTATTGACCCTGCTGCCGTAGCACCACCCATCACCACCACCACGCTAATGTCGGCTGAAGATTGTAAGGTGGCATTGGCGCATTTGTCCTACGAGTCATGGGCGCAGCTTGGCAGTCCGGCTAGGGCGGTAATGCTGTTGAAACTAGCCGACCTCCTCGAGGAGAATAAGGTTGAACTGGCAGCATTGTTAATCAGAGAAGCCGGGAAGCTTGCCACAGATGCCGATGCGGAGATCCGTGAGGCGATTGATTTTTGCCGGTATTACGCCATGGATGCTGATAAGTCCAGTGGCAGAAGTCCACTTGGGAAGGTGTTATGCATTAGCCCATGGAACTTCCCGCTAGCCATTTTCCTTGGGCAAGTTGCGGCATGCCTCGCGGCTGGTAACGCAGTATTAGCTAAACCGTCAGAGCAGGCCATGATGGTTGCTAAGCGCGCAGTTGAATTGGCGTACGAGGCAGGTATCCCGTCCGAGGTTCTCCAGTTGATACCTACGGACGGTGCGACGGCTGGCGGGGCGTTATTATCGGATCCTGAGGTTGCTGGTATCATCTTTACTGGATCAACTAAAACCGCGCAGCACATTCAATCCACCGTTGCTAAACGCGGCGGAAGAATGCCGGTAATTGTTGCGGAGACAGGCGGGCAGAATGCGATGGTTGTTGACTCAACCGCCTTACCAGAGCAAGTCACGGACGATGTAATTCGTTCAGGGTTTCAAAGCGCAGGACAACGTTGCTCGGCGCTGCGCGTCCTGTTGCTCCAAGAAGATATTGCAGACAGTGTGATCGCGATGATTAGTGGCGCGATGAAGGAGCTGCAGATAGGTGACCCAAAACATCCTTCAATTGACGTAGGTCCCGTCATTGATGAAGCGGCTTTGGCCCGATTAACCGCTCACGAATCTCGAATGAAGGGCGTGGCTAAGTTAGTCTATCAATGTGATCTGCCTGCCGATACCGAGGGGGGGCTTTTCTTCCCGCCTACGCTCTACGAAATTGACTCACTGGATACGCTCACTGAAGAAGTCTTCGGTCCTGTCGTTCACGTTTTACGCTACAAAGCAGCGGATTTTGATTCCGTCTTTGAACAAATTAATGCCACGGGGTTCGGCCTCACTATGGGTATCCATAGTCGTATTGACTCACATGTGAACACGGCGGTACGCAAGTCAGGCGCCGGAAACGTCTATGTAAATCGCAATATTATCGGTGCAGTAGTTGGGGTACAGCCGTTTGGCGGTTGCGGGCTTTCTGGTACTGGACCGAAGGCGGGAGGTCCGAATTACCTCTCTCGTTTCCTAGACTATGCACCGCTACAAGCACAACAGGTTGATTACAGTGGTACCGGGATTGAATCCAAGAGTTTGCCCGCCAAATGGCAATCACTAAGTGTCGCGCAGCGCTGGGAATTACTGCGTCAGGCCGAGGGTGAGGGAGTGATTGTTTATCACTGGGCTCATGACCTTGTGGCAACAAAAGAGGTCATGCCGGGCCCAACGGGCGAGCTGAACACACTGGAATTACGCCCACGCGCAACGGTTTGGATTGATCCAAACGTACAGCACGAACAGGCTCGAGGGCTTATTCTGTTGGCACTATTGGCTGGAAACCGCGTGGCGATGAGCAGTAATGCGGAGATCCCAGCTCGATGGAGCTGTTTGGCAGAGCAGGGCGCGTTCGAGTTAGTGGATTTACCCAACCGAGCGGCACATGTGAAGTTGCTGGCGTCGGGGCGTTTTAGCGTGTTGGTGATGGCTCAGGACAACGAATTATTAGCGGCAACGGCTGAGGTGAACGGAGCGCTGCCAATCATAGTTGATTCATTCGATCAGCATTTGGCATTGCAGCGTTTTAGCCATGAGGTTACCGTAAGTGTCAATACTACGGCGGCTGGCGGTAACGCAGCCTTGATGGCCTCAGTAGATTAAGTTTTTTAGGTTGGTCGAAATCGCTAGCAAAAGGGAAAGGCTGTGCAGAAAATTGGCATAATGTCGTTGGGTGGAACAATTACCATGGGGCAGAGTGGGCTAGATGGGGCACTGCCTGATCTGAGCGCGGAGGATATCTGTGCCGCGTTACCTCAGCTTGACGAAATAGCGGAAGTACATTGTTGCACTATTCGAAAAGTGGGTTCACCCAGTCTAAGGATGGAAGATCTCTTCGATGTCATTGACCGTGTCAATGCATGGCGAGCTGATGGTATTCATAGTTTTGTCCTTCTTCAAGGTACCGATACCCTTGAGGAAACGGCGTTTGGCTTGGATCTAATGCTTGGCCAGAGTGGCGCTAGCTTAGTGGTCACAGCGGCGATGCGTGATCCGAAACAGCTTGGCGCCGATGGTTTTGCTAACCTGCTAGCGAGCGCTCGTGTTGCGCTTCATCCTCGGACCCCCGAGATGGGAGTGGTAGTAGTTATTAATGATGAGATCCATGCGGCGCGCTTAGTGGAGAAGCGACATGCCTTTAGCCTGCGCGCCTTTCAGTCGCCAAATTTGGGGCCGGTGGGATGGATTGTTGAGTCGAGGGCACGTTATGTGGCAGCGCCAAGTCGTCTAGACATTGGCTATCAGGGGGGGCGTAAAAAAGTAGCCATTCCACTGATTCGCTGTGTTTTTGATATGGATGATGTTTTAGTGGGAGCGGTTGCTGCTTCCGATGTTCCTGCCGTTGTTGTGGAGGGTGTTGGCGGTGGTAATGTCAGCGCGAGTATCAGCGATGCCGTAGAGGCGCTGGCGGCCTCCAAGCATGTTGTCATTTGCTCACGAACTGGAGGCGGCGAGGTGTTGGCGTCAAGTTATGGCGAGACCGGATCAGCAGGACCTCTCGTTCGCGCTGGGTGCATTAACGGCAGTACGCTAGATGGCCTAAAGGCACGAATTTTATTACTGGTGCTGTTGGCGGATGGAGCCGATGACGAACGTTTGCGCGCGGTATTTAGTCGTGTTGGTCAGCTTTATCTTCAGTAGCACAGATCCGCTATCTTCTTGGCAGTGGCACCTCAATTTCTCTGAACCTTCTCGGTTCCTCCCATTGTTTTCGAGTTAAGGAAAAAAATGAATCTTGATGCAGTTGAGCAATACGCCGGCCTAGCCGAATCTGAGTCCAGCCTTTTTGCGCCAGGTTTGGCCGAATGGCAGCCTGAGCTATCAGGCGAAATGGATTTAGTTATTGATGACAACGGGCGTTGGTTTCATGAGGGAACAGAGATAAAACGCGCGCGACTGGTTAACCTTTTTACCCGAATACTCCGTCGTGAGGGTGACGATTACTTCTTACTTACTCCGGTAGAGAAGTGGCGAATCAAGGTAATGAGTTATCCGCTTTGGGTTTCGCTCTTGGAAGATGTGCAAGGAAAGTGCTTGTTAACACTCAGTTGTGGTTATCAGTTAGCCCTCGATCAGAATTCAAGGCCGAGGTTAGAGGCGGATTCAGTTGTGGTGGATGTGGCGCCCAATATGTGTGCGAAGCTCCACCGCAACGCCTACTACGATTTTGTTGAGCGCTTACGTGAGGATGATCAAGGCTACTTCTTGGAAATAGGCGATGAGCGCCTTCGTGTTGACGGCTAATTGCTTAAGCTAGTAAGACACCGGAACGCTACTTATTGTTCTATATGGCTCGCTTGAGAAGTTCAAAGCGGCTGCCATCACTCACTACATAGTAATAGTGATCAGTCCAATCTCCCAATACCACGCGTTGAAACTCGCCAAGATCGTGTATTTTAGGGCGGTGAGTATGGCCATGAATAATCACTTGGGCGGCGGTATCTAGGTGAAGCTGCTCAACGGCCGCACTATTCACATCCATGATGTTATCGGCTTTATTGGCATTTGACTGTTGACTCTGTTGGCGGAGATGAAGCGCGATGGCCTTACGCTCAGCTAAGGGTTTGGCAAGTAATGCTTGTTGCCATTCATCGCTTCGGCTCAGCTTACGAAACGCTTGGTACTCTTCGTCATCCGTACACAATTCGTCGCCATGACAAAGCACCCAGTTTTCCCCGGTATCTTGTTCGATAAGGTAGGGCGAGTGGATGAGGGTAAGGCCGGCTGAGTTAGCCCATTGTTCACCCAGTAGGAAATCTCGATTTCCGTGCATAAAGAAAACGTTAATATCGCGGGCTTTTAATTCCGAAAAGTGCATGGCGAGTTGGCTAAGCCAGGTGGCGTCATCATCGTCGCCAACCCAAGCTTCAAATATATCGCCAAGCAAGTAGAGTTCACATCCAGCAGGTAACTCATTCAAAAGGACGAGCAGGGCGTTGTAACGCTCGTCCTGACCGTCGAGGTGAAGATCTGAAATAAATATGCGTTGCATGTGAACTCTCCGTGCGAACTAAGCGGAATTAGGCGACCGTAGCGCGCTCGATGACCACAGTTTCCTTAGGTACATCCTGATGACCGCCGGTGCTGCCAGTAGCCACTTTCTTAATCTTCTCAATCACATCAAGACCATCGGTCACTTTACCGAATACGGCGTAACCCCAACCATGGGTGTCCTTTGATTTGTGGTTCAAGAAAGCATTGTCAGCAACGTTGATGAAGAATTGTGCTGTTGCAGAGTGAGGGTCCATGGTTCTAGCCATTGCGATAGTGCCAACGTCATTTGTCAGGCCGTTATCGGCTTCATTTTCAATAGGCGCTTCAGTTGTTTTCTGGCTCATATCGGCATTGAAGCCACCACCTTGAATCATAAAGTTGTCAATGACGCGGTGAAAAATCGTGCCGTCAAAAAATCCAGACTCTACGTATGAAAGGAAGTTAGCAACGGTTTTAGGTGCTTTTTCCGCGTTAAGTTCTAGGGTGATGTCACCGTAGTTGGTATGTAAAATCACAGACATTGATAAATTCCTTCGCTCTTTAGCTACAGCGTGGTTAAAAAGGGGGGTATAATACTCCTTTTAAAGTATGAGCGAAACCGCCATCAACACGCACAGAGCAAAGTGCGTGGTAATCACGTATCGAGACCAAAATGAGTACAGAAAAGACTGCACCAACACATTTTATTCGCAAGATTCTTGCCGATGATCTTTCATCTGCGAAACACACTAAGATTGTGACGCGATTTCCGCCGGAGCCAAACGGGTACCTTCACATTGGTCACGCCAAATCAATCTGCTTGAATTTCGGTATGGCGCAAGAGTTTGGTGGCGAATGTAATCTTCGCTTTGATGACACGAACCCAGAGAAAGAGAGCCAAGAGTTCATTGAATCAATTAGCCAAGATGTTAAATGGTTGGGTTTCGATTGGGCGGGTGAGGTTCGTTTTGCGTCGAACTACTTCGATCAGCTGCACAATTGGGCGATTGAATTGATCAATAAAGGCCTTGCCTATGTGTGTGATCTAACACCCGACGAAGCGCGCGAATATCGTGGTTCCTTGACTGCACCCGGTACAAATAGTCCTTATCGCGAGCGTTCGATTGAAGAGAACTTAGCGTTGTTCGCGCAAATGGGCGCAGGCGACTTTGATGAAGGCGCAAAGGTACTTCGTGCAAAGATTGATATGGCCAGCCCGAATATGAATTTGCGGGATCCTATCATTTATCGAATTCGTAAGGTCACTCACCATCAAACCGGCGATAAGTGGTGTATTTACCCCATGTACGACTTCACACATGGGCTCTCAGATGCCATTGAAGGTATTACACACTCTATCTGTACCTTGGAATTTGAGGATCACCGACCACTCTACGACTGGTTCATCGCCAACGTGACGGTTCCTGCGGTTCCCCGCCAATATGAGTTTGCGCGATTGAATTTGAACTACACGGTTACGTCTAAACGCAAGCTTAAGCACTTGGTTGATGATCAGGTGGTTAGCGGTTGGGATGATCCGCGCATGCCGACTATCGCAGGTATGCGTCGCCGTGGTTTCACGCCTGAATCACTTCGTCACTTCTGTGAAATGATTGGTGTGACGCGACAGGATTCTGTCGTTGACGTCGCCATGCTCGAATTTGCCATTCGTGATGACCTAGATAAGCGTGCGCCACGAGCCATGTGTGTGTTGGATCCGCTGGAAATTGAAATTGCTAACTATGACGAGGCGAAAGTGGAGTGGCTGACGTTAGCCGGTCACCCTCAGCACGATGAGTTTGCAACGCGTTCGGTTCCCTTTGCACGTCATTTGGTGATTGATCGAGCCGACTTCAGAGAAGAAGCAAACAAAAAATATAAGCGCCTAGTGCTAGGTAAGGAAGTTCGGCTTCGCGGCGGTTATGTGGTGCGAGCCGACGAAGTGATTAAAGATAGCGATGGCCATATTACTAAGGTTATCTGTAGCTATGATCCAGAGACTTTGGGGCAAAATCCAACTGACGGCCGCAAGGTTAAGGGTGTAATCCATTGGGTGAGTCGTGATCACGGAAAGCGCGCAGAAGTTCGCCTCTACGATCGGTTATTTAATGAAGCGGCCCCTGATAAAGGCGAAGATATGATGGCTTCGCTCAATCCAGAGAGTTTGGTCACCGTTAGCGAAGCGTTCATTGAGCCTGGCCTAGCATCGGCTGCAGCCGAAGCTCGCTTTCAGTTTGAACGCGAGGGTTACTTTGTCGCCGATCGTTACGATCATTCTGAGGATCGCCCGGTATTTAACAAAACCATTGGCTTGCGAGACACTTGGGCTAAAGCAGGCGATAACGCCTAATCGTTAGGAACTAACTGAATGACTTTACACTTATACAATACCCAAGCGGGCGAAAAACAGCGTTTCGAGCCGATTGACGCGAATCATATCAAAATGTACGTCTGTGGCCCCACTGTCTACAACCGAGTTCATATTGGTAATGCTCGGCCAGTGGTTGTTTTTGATGTGCTTTATCGTGTGTTAAAAGCGTTGTATCCAAAGGTAAGCTACGCACGAAATATTACTGATATTGACGATAAAATCATGGCTGCGGCCAAGGCATCGGGTGAAGAGATCGGCGAGATCACTCGTCATTTTGCGCAGGCCTATGCCGAGGATATGGCGGAACTTAAGGCTCAAGAGCCGGACATCGTGCCCTTTGCCACGGAGCATGTGCCGGAAATGGTGGCGATGATTCAGGCTTTAATTAAGCGAAATCATGCTTACGAGTCAGCCGGCCATGTGTTGTTCGCCGTGCAAACCATGGATGATTATGGCTCGCTCTCGAATCGTGATCTTGAGGATATGCTCGCGGGTGCACGGGTAGAAGTGGCCGATTACAAGCGCTATGCGGGTGATTTCGTGTTGTGGAAGCCGTCGAAGGATGACGAACCAGGTTGGGATAGTCCTTGGGGACGCGGTCGACCAGGTTGGCATATTGAATGTTCAGCAATGATTGAAAAGCATCTAGGCCGAACTATTGATATTCACGGTGGCGGCCGGGATCTTGTTTTTCCTCACCACGAGAATGAAATGGCTCAGAGCTGCTGCGCTCATGACGGCGAGCGCTTTGTAAACTACTGGATGCATAACGGCTACGTTAATATCGATGGCGAAAAGATGTCCAAGAGTTTGGGCAATTTTCGTATGGTCAATGAGTTGCTCGGCGAATGGCAAGGTGAAGTGCTCCGCTTCGCGCTACTCTCGGCGCAGTATCGTAGTGAGGTCAATTTTTCGCAGGAATCCTTAGCGGCGGCGAAGCAAACTTTGGATACCTTCTATCTAGCGCTCAGAAAGCTGCAGGACGTCGTTGCTGTGACTATCAATCCTAGCGACTCAGTAGTCTGGGATAGCTTGCTTGATGACCTTAATACCCCTAATGCCGTTGCCGCATTGCATGGTCAACTCAAGCGCCTGTCTGGTGCTGACGATAACGTGAAGGCCGAAGTAAAAGGGCAGCTTCTGGCAGCGGGCGCGCTGCTTGGCCTATTTTCTGATGACCCGGAAGTGTGGTTTAGCGCGGGTACTAATGCCGATGAAGGTGCTGAAATTGATGCGTTGGTTATTGCTCGTAATGAGGCTAAGGCGGCCAAGGACTGGGCTAAGGCGGATGCGGTTCGTGACGAGCTCAATCAGCGCGGTATTATCTTAGAAGACGGACCAAACGGTACGACTTGGCGAAAGGCCTAAACAGTTACTCAGGCGGGTCCTAAAGGGCTTGCCTGAGCTCGCTGACTGCTTTAGTCTGAAATTAAAATAGTAAGTGGCAGTCGCTATGTTTTTTTCAGGGAGTAGGGCGCATTTCTTTCGCCCATTAAATGGTAAATATCGCGAAGTGGTATCCGCATGCTTAGCGAGCTTATACCGTCGTCAGTTCACCTCTTTAGCCGATTACGGTCAAAGCCTTTCCCGCCAACAGGTTATTGATACCTTCGCAGACACCATCGCACGCTCAGGTGCTCAGTTTGAAGACGAAACTGAGCTGCTTGCATCGGACCCCCGTAAACTCGGCTTATGGGTCTTTAACCAGCTTAGAGAGAACGCTTGGCTGGATGAACGCGCCGATGCGGTGTCGATGACGGCGAGTTATGGCTTAAGCGTAGTGGGGCGAAACTTCGCCCAAGCCTTTGTGGCAGATAACCCGCTTCAGGTTCGAACTCACCATCGTAATACGCGGAATACGCGCAATGCGTTAAAGGCCTTTGTGGTGGGTCATGATGTTCATGATTTACTGGATGCCTGTGAATACTCGGAGCGAATAATTGCCGACTTCAGCGATATCATTGTTGAGCTTGAACAGCGAAGAAACCAACTTGTTGATCAAGTGAAAAATGAGGCCGAAGCGGACGTAGCAGCCGATAGTTTTTTCGACTTCTTGGAACGTCGATTTGAACCTGACCTAGCCGTCCGACTCTCCGCTGATAGTGTTGAACGCTACCGCGATGAAATTCTTCAACTACTCAAACGATTTCGTGATGCGAAGAAAGCAACAAGACTTCAAGTGGAACGTGACTTACGCGCGTTGAAACTTGAGGGCTTTAGTGATCACGAAATATGGTACGAGCAGCTGCTTCGGATGATAGAGCAGCGACTCCGAAATGCCTGCGATGTTATGCTGCCAGCCGTTCGCGATGCCTTGACCTCCTTTACGCAGCGTGCCGATGCAATCATTCGTCAGCTCACCAGCTTGTCAAGCGGTTCAGTCCAATCATCCAGTGACACCCTGGCTCAACTAGGGCGTGTTCCTGCGGCTCAACGAGACACTATTTTATCCAACATAGCGAATCAGATGGGTACCGTTGAGATAGGCTTTGTTGACCCTAGTCAGGTTAAACTACTAAAACGTCGAACAACTGATGCCTTAGTGCAGGCGGCTGAAGCCAAGCTTGAAGTGTCCGATGAGGGCCAACGCTTAATTCGAATCAGTGCACTGCTAGATAAGGCCTTTGCGATGAGCCACCAAGAATTTGTTGAAGAACTCCATCAACTCGTTGGGCCGGACAGTATTTCGACTGAGAACTGGAAGATTGCCAAGCCGCTAGATTTCATGATGTTGGCGAATATCGTCGCGGCAGGAGCAGCAAGTGGTGCGGGAGATAGCAGCTTTGAGGTGTTGGCTACGGGTGAATCCGAGCAAGACGAGTTTTTTGAAAGCCGCGATAAATTTACGATAAGAAGACGAGTGTCTTAGTATGAATGCCTTGGAAACTACCTTAGAACAAAGTCTAGATATTGCCCTAGCACAATTCAAAATGGTGCTTCAGCGGCTGCTGAATTACGGTGTGATCTCACGCGATGAATCGTCAGTGGAAGCCGAAGTTTATGATCTTTTTGTGCGCTGCGAACAGCAACTAGCTGATTATCTTGGCGTAATGGACTTGCAGTTACTCCACGATCGAGCGGGGCGTTTCGTTCGGGTGCTACCCCCGGCGGCTGAAGCCCCTGGATACGAAGCTAATAGCAGCCCGTTCAAAACCGGACTTCGGGTCGCTCTGTCGAATGAGGAGATTGAGCTGCTACTGGTGCTGCGAGCGCAATACGAAATAGGCCTTCGAGCCGGCGACGTTAACGAGCATGGCGGAGTCAGTCAGACGATGGAGAATTACTCGGTTGCACTGTTCAATCTCTTGGATAGAAGACTTCCTTCTTCGCTTAATGAACGCAAAACCTTGTTTCGTAAACTTCGCAAGCTTCGAGTAATTTCTGTGAATCTGGATGAGTTGGATGATCCTAATTGTTGGTTTGCGATTCGCCCAGCTATTACAACCTTTGTGACGGACTCAGTTCTGTCGAGCTTGATGGAAGCGCTCAGTGAGCATGACGCTGGTGATGCACTTGAGCAAGATCCGGCTGCGACTGATGCCAGCTTAAACTCCGCTTCACCACCAACCAAAGTAGCAGCCGAAGTGGAAGCTGAAGTAGCAGCCGAAGTAGCAGCCGAAGTGGAAGCCGAAGTGGCAGCCGAAGTGGCAGCCGAAGTGGCAGCCGAAGTGGCAGCCGAAGTGGCAGCCGAAGTGGAAGCCGAAGTGGCAGCCGAAGTGGCAGCCGAAGTGGCAGCCGAAGTGGAAGCCGAAGTGGCAGCCGAAGTGGCAGCCGAAGTGGAAGCGGGTGCAGTCGCCGACGAAGCGACCA
The DNA window shown above is from Umboniibacter marinipuniceus and carries:
- a CDS encoding DUF4194 domain-containing protein produces the protein MNALETTLEQSLDIALAQFKMVLQRLLNYGVISRDESSVEAEVYDLFVRCEQQLADYLGVMDLQLLHDRAGRFVRVLPPAAEAPGYEANSSPFKTGLRVALSNEEIELLLVLRAQYEIGLRAGDVNEHGGVSQTMENYSVALFNLLDRRLPSSLNERKTLFRKLRKLRVISVNLDELDDPNCWFAIRPAITTFVTDSVLSSLMEALSEHDAGDALEQDPAATDASLNSASPPTKVAAEVEAEVAAEVAAEVEAEVAAEVAAEVAAEVAAEVAAEVEAEVAAEVAAEVAAEVEAEVAAEVAAEVEAGAVADEATKEASALVDKYANKSIFG